The following proteins are co-located in the Ptychodera flava strain L36383 unplaced genomic scaffold, AS_Pfla_20210202 Scaffold_32__1_contigs__length_2955704_pilon, whole genome shotgun sequence genome:
- the LOC139127478 gene encoding uncharacterized protein, which produces MAVRSQPITRTHESDNDDSMHSGSPNALYSTPNKGRKQKHTGQGRTFDAGRVWPDESSDSSTTDCDDGSYELLNEPLPPRRYEPQYENTHPNPGNIRVNSKEENVARINSPTVRHGPVLDYKRRNRPAKVREYENLKRNDNVYRSDEASGGVRKQVEPNVENLVYAQLDLPTKTQPPKKSAKGRGERSDYSTIDHLRTENLRRERKNAAADV; this is translated from the exons GAACACACGAATCTGACAATGATGATTCTATGCATTCGGGTTCTCCAAACGCACTTTATAGCACTCCCAATAAAGGAAGGAAACAGAAACATACAG GACAAGGTCGTACATTCGACGCAGGTCGTGTCTGGCCTGACGAATCGTCTGATTCATCCACTACGGACTGTGATGATGGTTCTTACGAACTACTGAATGAGCCACTTCCACCAAGGAGGTACGAACCTCAATACGAAAACACACATCCTAATCCGGGCAATATTCGCGTAAATTCGAAGGAAGAAAATGTCGCGAGAATAAACTCACCGACTGTACGGCACGGCCCAGTACTAGACTACAAACGAAGAAATAGACCTGCGAAAGTACGGGAGTATGAAAACCTCAAGAGGAACGACAATGTTTATAGATCAGACGAAGCGTCAGGTGGTGTAAGAAAACAG GTCGAACCGAATGTAGAAAATTTGGTTTATGCTCAACTCGACTTACCCACGAAAACCCAACCACCAAAGAAGAGTGCAAAAGGACGGGGTGAACGCTCAGACTATTCAACTATAGATCACCTGAGGACAGAAAATCTAAGGCGAGAGAGAAAGAACGCTGCAGCTGACGTTTAG